The Psychrobacter sp. LV10R520-6 genome includes a region encoding these proteins:
- a CDS encoding IS1 family transposase translates to MKTQIEINCPDCHSPSLKKNGIKSYGKQNYQCKDCKRQFIGDHAITYQGCHSKIEHKIRLMIVRGCSVRDIATITSVSIGKILSTIGSSIYKISPKQHYYSRLEVDEFWTYVRCKKQKVWLIYAYDRDTGEIVAHVWGKRDLATARALRARLKKLKVSYGSISMDNWDSFKTAFKADPKQIGKRYTVGIEGNNCRLRHRLRRAVRKTCAFSKKLDNHFKTFNMVFFYINYGYV, encoded by the coding sequence ATGAAGACACAAATAGAGATTAATTGCCCCGACTGCCACAGTCCTAGTCTAAAGAAAAACGGTATAAAAAGCTATGGTAAGCAAAACTACCAATGCAAAGACTGTAAACGTCAATTCATTGGCGACCACGCCATTACCTATCAGGGTTGCCACTCTAAAATAGAGCATAAGATACGACTGATGATAGTACGAGGCTGTAGTGTTAGAGACATTGCCACTATCACCTCTGTCAGCATTGGCAAGATACTAAGCACCATAGGCTCATCGATCTATAAGATCTCACCAAAGCAGCATTACTACTCGCGTTTAGAAGTTGATGAGTTCTGGACATACGTACGTTGCAAGAAGCAGAAGGTATGGTTAATCTACGCCTATGACCGTGATACTGGTGAGATTGTTGCCCATGTTTGGGGTAAACGTGATTTAGCCACGGCCAGAGCGCTTCGAGCTCGTCTTAAGAAACTTAAGGTGAGCTATGGTTCAATCAGCATGGACAACTGGGATAGCTTTAAAACCGCCTTCAAGGCAGACCCTAAGCAGATTGGTAAAAGATATACTGTTGGCATAGAAGGTAATAATTGCCGTTTAAGACACCGATTGAGGCGAGCAGTTAGAAAGACTTGTGCTTTTTCTAAGAAACTTGATAATCATTTTAAGACGTTCAATATGGTGTTCTTTTATATCAATTATGGTTATGTCTAA
- a CDS encoding DNA-3-methyladenine glycosylase gives MSSSKTSTLQPIILEPSWFARPTCVVAADLVGKVLCRQLTDSDGTQKVLRMRISETEAYIGEDDGSVQAHVAKGKEKSEIMYLEGGSFYVYLTYGIHPMLNLVSGPIESPESVLIRAGFLTADSDRLIEEQQPSADKQLTHPKQLAGPGKLTKRLQIDRDLYGKPINPESKVWVEDDGCLPPVSLRPRIGIDYAGDAKNWLLRYIWTDHPSLSKK, from the coding sequence ATGTCATCTTCAAAAACGTCTACTCTTCAGCCTATTATATTAGAACCGTCATGGTTTGCCCGTCCAACTTGCGTGGTCGCTGCCGATTTGGTTGGCAAAGTCTTGTGTCGCCAACTGACGGATAGTGATGGCACGCAAAAAGTGCTGCGAATGCGTATCTCTGAAACTGAAGCTTATATCGGCGAAGATGATGGATCAGTTCAGGCGCATGTGGCAAAAGGAAAAGAAAAATCTGAAATCATGTATCTCGAAGGTGGAAGCTTTTATGTCTATTTGACTTATGGCATTCATCCTATGCTCAATTTGGTCAGTGGACCGATAGAATCGCCAGAATCGGTTCTTATACGTGCGGGTTTTTTGACGGCTGATAGTGATCGACTGATAGAGGAGCAACAGCCCAGCGCAGATAAGCAGCTGACTCATCCCAAACAGCTTGCTGGCCCCGGAAAGCTGACCAAGCGTTTGCAAATCGACCGCGATTTATATGGCAAGCCTATCAATCCAGAATCTAAGGTTTGGGTTGAAGATGACGGTTGCCTGCCACCAGTATCGCTACGCCCGCGTATCGGTATTGATTATGCTGGCGACGCTAAAAACTGGTTACTGCGTTATATATGGACCGATCATCCCTCCTTATCGAAGAAGTAG
- a CDS encoding NGG1p interacting factor NIF3 yields MYKLTVFIPEQALNEVKSALFAAGAGTIGNYEQCCWQVQGMGQFMPLAGSSPHIGTHDSIETVSEWRVEMVVNEVAIHSVITALKRAHPYETPAYDVIKVLNF; encoded by the coding sequence ATGTATAAGCTAACTGTTTTTATTCCTGAGCAAGCTCTTAACGAGGTAAAGTCCGCGCTGTTTGCAGCGGGCGCAGGGACAATTGGCAATTATGAACAGTGCTGCTGGCAGGTACAAGGAATGGGGCAGTTTATGCCGCTGGCAGGTAGCTCACCGCATATCGGCACACATGACAGTATTGAAACAGTCAGTGAGTGGCGCGTAGAAATGGTGGTTAATGAGGTAGCAATTCATAGTGTCATTACTGCGTTAAAGCGTGCTCATCCTTATGAAACGCCTGCTTATGATGTGATTAAGGTATTAAATTTTTAA
- a CDS encoding CsbD family protein: MNKHTLKGEWNQMKGSVKQKWGDLTDDDLTHIEGNRDKLVGRVQERYGHAKDDAEREVDDWRRENKY; this comes from the coding sequence ATGAACAAACATACCTTAAAAGGCGAATGGAACCAAATGAAAGGTTCAGTAAAACAAAAATGGGGAGATCTAACTGATGATGACCTTACCCATATTGAAGGTAACCGTGACAAGCTAGTTGGTCGTGTTCAAGAGCGTTATGGTCATGCAAAAGATGATGCTGAGCGCGAAGTAGATGACTGGCGCCGCGAAAACAAATACTAA
- a CDS encoding ZIP family metal transporter: MLFKLILFSGFAGATVFIGGLLANLFDHHIKESPVKYEVIHTLMSFGAGIILSALALVLVPKGMEELSVWGVMGSFLLGAVLFMAIDRHLAKSGSQQATLLAMMMDFVPESIALGAVFAIEPQMALLLAVFIGLQNLPESFNSFRDLVQSGFSVNKTLFIFFGLSFFGILSALIGHFLLSQHPNLTAHLMIFASGGILYLLIQDIIPDSKLDKNHLTSLGASLGFLIGIVGEMLI, encoded by the coding sequence ATGCTGTTTAAGCTTATTTTATTCTCGGGTTTTGCTGGTGCAACGGTATTTATTGGCGGACTGTTGGCCAATTTGTTTGACCACCACATCAAAGAGAGCCCCGTAAAATACGAGGTAATTCATACCTTAATGTCATTTGGGGCGGGTATTATCCTATCGGCACTAGCGTTAGTGTTAGTGCCTAAAGGCATGGAAGAATTGAGTGTTTGGGGAGTGATGGGCTCTTTCTTGCTGGGCGCGGTGTTGTTTATGGCTATTGATCGCCATCTGGCGAAGTCGGGTAGCCAACAAGCGACTTTACTAGCAATGATGATGGACTTTGTCCCTGAGTCTATCGCACTCGGCGCCGTATTTGCTATTGAGCCACAGATGGCATTATTACTGGCGGTATTTATAGGGTTACAGAATCTGCCGGAGTCATTTAACTCGTTTCGCGATTTGGTACAAAGTGGCTTTAGTGTCAACAAAACCTTATTTATTTTCTTTGGGCTCAGCTTCTTTGGTATTCTCTCAGCGCTTATCGGTCATTTCTTGTTGAGTCAGCATCCTAATCTCACTGCGCATCTGATGATATTTGCTAGTGGGGGAATATTATATTTACTCATTCAAGATATCATTCCTGATAGCAAGCTAGATAAGAATCATCTGACCTCATTGGGCGCGTCACTAGGATTTTTGATCGGTATCGTTGGTGAGATGTTGATTTGA